The Corynebacterium qintianiae genome has a window encoding:
- a CDS encoding glycosyltransferase translates to MTTKDDGPVYLVAQGSDADFRKLSQGSGFAVDEFQGVEIRAAMRAEGKAYPTLLFLEFDGNRNRIGELKFKANGWWRGKFLDETAFILPTIRIAGSGEVSVSALHFEFSEKLELTSPTRIAEVKEPTSDILGGKRRSAQFEDALEKLKNAASDVLALTKGDTKSVGNDVPQFPTAETDRSKYRESLVKSVLEAMAAGLPTSNGSHHHGVIPARVGIITDEYMFNFYRDVFEETIYLSPGNFEKVIDTVPLDAILYVTCWRGMANDEWKGVKFRERPKAALEAILEYANKNSIPTIFQSIEDPSNFEYFLPVAAKFDFIFTSDAEVIESYKRELGHSRVYYGEYGANPAVNNPIGNSRVSLNYAFFAGSYPERYAERTADMQTVFDSVIKTNGSLVILDRNFDIEGFDFPGAYQRFILGPVSHERLQKIHKLFQVSLNFNSIKSSSTMCAMRVYELQAQGLPIVSNYARSVFNKFPEIRLVPQETNLSLFNDENEYIRELEVANRMATSLFLERSSYAVVGEMARICGLPRALDRNSEILVVAPNEQLAEITKLVQGQSGVSATVMGLCDFDASVLDSYGYVTFMDPRFPYSRHYLAGKMAAFVYTNCHFVTQAGEYDPSGSSICKTVANEYTELANRRELTLVSTDHPDAFAFVSGGVGFISGSGYQTPSYDVGFAEWDAKTSNASLESTPIITVIIPVYNNGRFLAAKCLPSLRRNDSWSRMKVLVVDDGSTDVETLTILKELESLYSNISTFYFGDGGSGSASRPRNKGIELADTELVTFLDPDNEISSGGYDSLIATFERNRAAGEPTEFVSGYQLKVGETVKITGKHARGGAVTVDNPRSQYFEKGKFPVVSTQAAVINSRFLKRENLTFIENAVGQDTLYGWQVLMRANRPVFTDEAYLIYYAERSDSVTNQVGEDFFTKSHTMERAQVRILKELGIFEAYKQHQLPNFVRNWYGEKLRRVSAGERRRAMELVGGICALYGYEYNQLLGDASEENNGV, encoded by the coding sequence ATGACAACGAAAGACGACGGACCGGTATATTTGGTGGCACAAGGGTCCGACGCGGACTTCCGAAAGCTTTCGCAAGGTTCGGGCTTTGCTGTCGATGAATTTCAGGGGGTTGAAATCAGAGCCGCGATGAGAGCGGAAGGCAAAGCGTATCCAACCCTTCTATTCTTGGAATTCGATGGAAATCGGAACAGGATTGGCGAGCTGAAGTTCAAAGCCAATGGGTGGTGGCGAGGCAAGTTTTTAGATGAAACAGCCTTTATCCTCCCTACGATTCGCATCGCGGGTAGCGGAGAAGTCAGCGTTAGCGCGTTACACTTTGAATTCTCAGAGAAACTTGAACTTACCTCGCCCACCCGCATCGCCGAGGTTAAAGAACCTACGAGCGATATCCTCGGCGGAAAACGTCGAAGTGCTCAATTCGAGGATGCACTCGAGAAGCTTAAGAATGCAGCTTCAGATGTCTTGGCTTTAACTAAAGGCGATACGAAGAGTGTTGGAAATGATGTCCCCCAGTTCCCTACCGCCGAGACAGATAGATCAAAGTACCGCGAATCGTTGGTTAAGAGTGTCTTAGAGGCAATGGCTGCCGGCCTACCGACATCAAACGGAAGTCACCACCACGGTGTTATTCCCGCCAGAGTGGGAATCATAACTGACGAATACATGTTTAATTTCTACCGGGATGTATTCGAAGAAACTATCTACTTGTCTCCTGGCAATTTCGAAAAAGTTATCGATACTGTGCCGTTAGATGCGATCCTTTATGTTACTTGCTGGCGGGGGATGGCCAATGATGAGTGGAAAGGAGTCAAGTTCCGCGAGAGGCCCAAAGCGGCGCTAGAAGCGATTCTCGAATATGCTAACAAAAACTCGATCCCAACGATTTTCCAGTCCATAGAAGACCCATCTAACTTTGAATACTTTCTGCCAGTAGCCGCTAAATTCGACTTTATTTTTACGAGCGATGCAGAAGTAATCGAAAGCTACAAACGCGAACTTGGCCACTCTAGGGTGTACTACGGTGAGTATGGCGCAAACCCCGCCGTTAATAATCCCATAGGAAACTCACGCGTTTCGCTAAATTATGCTTTCTTTGCAGGATCATATCCCGAACGGTATGCTGAGCGGACTGCAGACATGCAGACCGTTTTTGACTCCGTGATTAAAACAAACGGTTCACTAGTGATCCTCGATCGCAACTTTGACATCGAGGGTTTCGATTTTCCAGGCGCGTACCAACGGTTCATTCTGGGACCCGTAAGCCACGAGCGCTTACAGAAAATCCACAAACTTTTTCAAGTGAGCCTGAATTTCAATTCGATCAAATCCAGTTCAACCATGTGTGCGATGCGTGTTTACGAACTTCAGGCCCAAGGTTTACCTATCGTATCCAACTACGCAAGATCCGTCTTTAATAAGTTTCCCGAGATTCGATTAGTTCCCCAAGAGACAAATCTGTCGCTCTTTAATGATGAGAACGAGTACATCAGGGAACTCGAAGTAGCTAATAGAATGGCCACATCCCTGTTTTTGGAAAGGTCGAGCTACGCGGTTGTGGGGGAAATGGCGAGAATCTGCGGTCTTCCCCGGGCCCTGGATCGTAATTCTGAAATATTGGTAGTCGCTCCGAATGAGCAGCTGGCGGAGATTACCAAGCTGGTCCAGGGACAAAGTGGGGTTTCCGCAACGGTCATGGGTTTATGCGATTTCGACGCGAGCGTCTTAGACAGTTACGGTTATGTGACTTTCATGGACCCGAGATTTCCGTACTCGCGCCACTATCTTGCAGGTAAAATGGCGGCGTTTGTGTACACGAACTGCCACTTCGTGACCCAAGCGGGAGAATATGATCCAAGTGGGAGCAGCATTTGCAAGACGGTGGCTAATGAGTACACCGAGTTAGCTAACAGGCGCGAGCTCACCCTTGTATCCACGGATCATCCAGACGCCTTTGCTTTTGTTAGTGGTGGAGTTGGATTTATTTCTGGCAGCGGGTACCAGACTCCTTCTTACGATGTGGGATTCGCGGAATGGGACGCTAAAACTAGTAATGCTTCACTCGAGTCCACACCGATTATTACTGTCATAATCCCCGTGTACAACAACGGTAGATTCCTAGCGGCTAAATGTTTGCCGAGTTTACGGCGTAACGACAGTTGGAGCCGCATGAAAGTTTTGGTGGTGGACGATGGCTCAACTGATGTCGAAACGCTTACGATTCTTAAAGAATTAGAGAGCTTATACTCGAACATCTCGACCTTTTACTTCGGCGACGGAGGTAGTGGGAGTGCTTCTAGGCCCCGAAACAAGGGAATAGAACTGGCCGATACTGAGCTAGTTACATTTCTGGACCCCGACAATGAGATTAGTTCCGGCGGGTATGACTCTCTGATTGCTACGTTCGAACGTAATCGGGCTGCAGGTGAGCCGACCGAATTCGTTAGTGGATACCAATTGAAGGTTGGAGAGACTGTAAAGATTACTGGTAAGCATGCGCGAGGTGGCGCTGTCACAGTGGACAACCCGAGATCTCAATACTTCGAAAAAGGAAAGTTTCCGGTGGTTTCCACGCAGGCGGCAGTGATAAACAGCCGTTTTCTCAAGCGTGAAAATCTGACATTCATCGAGAACGCTGTTGGTCAGGACACGCTTTACGGTTGGCAGGTCCTAATGCGTGCGAATAGGCCAGTTTTTACGGATGAGGCTTACCTCATCTATTACGCGGAACGTTCTG